In a single window of the Drosophila albomicans strain 15112-1751.03 chromosome 3, ASM965048v2, whole genome shotgun sequence genome:
- the LOC117572437 gene encoding phospholipid scramblase 3 encodes MLQNDAVRTLQYDSEIRVAQSPNPTEPRVYDSQISITSQPRSTTTEPARIPLPISTVAGSRTFIPLAGYDCLADLPSVHIEQTFELNDSLTAVSSENRYVVRSPLGDAIFAASESSTEGNRMIWGAGRPFQMHLLDKTHQEALVFRKKLAMGAFCCQPKSLEIWIPPGNVLGRVVQSPTFTQPEFYIEDGATNQPVFCIEGPSNSGFCCFCLPKESFFKIHSGGDLRASIDHKWLASKSQYTTNIYFSDVKLTAKERALILGAAFLLEYMYFQKRF; translated from the exons atgctACAAAACGATGCAGTGCGTACTTTGCAGTACGACAGCGAAATACGCGTGGCCCAATCACCGAATCCCACAGAACCCAGAG tttacGACTCTCAGATCAGCATAACATCACAGCCGCGTTCAACCACAACAG AGCCTGCTCGCATTCCCTTGCCAATCTCTACTGTGGCTGGCAGTCGCACATTCATTCCCTTGGCCGGCTACGATTGTCTTGCCGATCTGCCTTCAGTGCACATCGAGCAAACATTCGAGTTGAACGATT CTCTCACTGCCGTCTCTTCGGAGAATCGCTATGTCGTGCGTTCGCCACTTGGCGATGCCATCTTTGCCGCCTCCGAGAGTTCCACCGAAGGTAATCGCATGATTTGGGGCGCTGGTCGTccttttcaaatgcatttgctgGACAAAACGCATCAGGAGGCTTTGGTGTTCCGCAAGAAACTGGCAATGGGTGCCTTTTGCTGTCAGCCTAAGAGTCTGGAGATCTGGATACCGCCGGGCAACGTGCTGGGACGTGTGGTGCAGTCACCCACATTTACCCAGCCCGAGTTTTACATCGAGGATGGCGCCACCAATCAACCCGTCTTCTGCATCGAGGGGCCATCCAATTCGggcttttgttgcttttgcctgCCCAAAGAGAGCTTCTTTAAG ATACATTCGGGTGGTGATCTTCGCGCTTCTATTGATCACAAATGGTTGGCCAGCAAATCCCAGTATACCACCAATATTTACTTTAGCGATGTGAAGTTAACAGCCAAGGAGCGAGCCTTGATTCTTGGCGCCGCATTTCTGCTG GAATACATGTACTTCCAAAAGCGCTTTTAA
- the LOC117572444 gene encoding transcription factor HIVEP3 encodes MARRKGSGRGKSTVNSRKNALETSREKLKDESVANTSQASKFDDTMENATTKHYKTTTANSKQYKSNNKVSSTRRATATAAAATAAAATAAATTATTKKQTYRNSSNSSEIAAKTNSNKVNNKTATITAATVAPTTAATTTATSTSTRDKLNELPAQVADSNNSSSNHNNNNNSNNNNNNNNHHSDNSISENNYEFKGRDKANLSDSKMTLQHVASSAAAAVDTTTNRVVAGNGATMATGVASSDEATTAATIADWTNTTNLRYLHKKFKRLASTTEAEAVDAVRTTSLSSNSSLSPPPPAATIAAIAATATAAPTVSVPLLNGHEFSASNNSHEESNNNNHNNNNSSSKHVAAAPRTRTPLSISNSNSNNNSNSNYASNATLSPATFAQHQQSTQPTLPTTASTAATTTATIATAAVVQQQQAIATAAAVAATSNSPAEKPGRYVCPYCNMSCAKPSVLQKHIRAHTNERPYPCDTCGIAFKTKSNLYKHCRSRSHASRMRGFDVPANEADGLSDQDGDGELSNSSSELLSVEILSRAESPYDEPMASPTPSPSTLSAAKSAYLQQPPLPQHMQQLPLGSPAAGTLPPPTADTLHSATAQHRQSIDYKPYKPKFHNAALYAPGSSSKEQQVQLQVLQQQQQQHQQQQHQQQQQQLLQQQQQKLLSQQQQQLQQQQQPTLTHPTLSPSTQLKLNNHINSHQMQLQLQHQQQQQQQQHLHTQQSLLLAAAANPAALSALPPPPAMPTSVYFLGQPQYFNPATAAMHQQALAFHQMQFQQHLQLQQQQQQQQQQQQQQQQHSPLLKAPTHQPPPQPQPQPMQQPQMPQPQQLMRSTSQQTPAAAASLPAPATPTPAANLSSFASASGGMQVNVEKVQEHISKLISQNEAIVENKEILLQKKYPKQLNRSRSFNNANNSNSNASSSNSSSNIINNSSSNSNNQAQLGETKVNLAQAIVQKQQQQQLQQQQQQQQQLLQQQQYQLYMQQQQQQQQHMEPVNGLLKRSSSLTPYALKATPTVPPTTNKLQQQLPPPPSPLPLQTLQYRQDPATPVPKLEQQPQQATPNHVQPLNLSAKPKPVAPPKQPPATAATVAATAAAAAPSVPPTATKSTANAMQQPNNSIIKNLLLNARGLAVPIGEGDDAVYSCPICANEFRSPDELKLHNSTYCQDASSSAPMSPASSPSSKYFRSNSISFSLPELKSHMANSKNPLSLAKLAWSQLKTKPSSLVLSRLSAAQSPARTSTVTASSSSSSNHNNSSSNHNSSSHNVPPTIDASNVALRFVDAPLPSPGPLLGKTPLVDYAAPRKTQDTQVVITKMHEDRVENIIVETPAKRAKLQASNDVASGSSSNNSAFALPATAQLQLFGGNHELQSNNSNLAGNYSAKEERLRRFTSSGGTMIPISECPELNNSPKMIRTPLLSGGSFQEMSPRLSDGKDRKLSTPSNGFLLNTGAGAASTAPQHFQFPPINSITAFNPLTLPPMSSNSNNPVESNKAIPYVPGIPGPGSLSLLPPPQQLQLPSTGRGRSPNRKQPSPNLLPDAPLKALSPFGGVQNLPSEFSRQPPTPAQRNALQWNSNKAAAAAAAPTAAAKQPFNFLRMADNVKATPEQAAIAVPEVRHFNFDNVHKSQQQQQQEALAPLHVDTPEESTSAANNNTPTSTGAKSKFLRPTSLPLKPGTFTPKRHHGITPTANTLPLISPETPRPSKSCVQLYLNGHAYTYLGLKCSTKMFYCTVNCPQPSYVAGMHKLSMYSVWQVCEENQPHPLGFKPKQVMALYDSRQKLLGSSSSMAMAGAGKMLYSVVSSQQTVSTCSTTANGQSKFYQHQLKQAAPAIATLSEANVAAKASEEAAAKKLETGQLLVGGYESHEDYTYIRGRGRGRYVCSECGIRCKKPSMLKKHIRTHTDVRPFTCSHCNFSFKTKGNLTKHMQSKTHFKKCIELGINPGPMPADGEFLDVDVEFDQQSSTSAGGRTSSMAGESDSDDYSDNESESSDTDESKSRQKEHEAARGLLSLSMTPPIPQSVSPYPAQLQDTPVPAASPANSIGSSAGSSSAAGSSQPKRLVCSFTSPKPPFDYQKQEQYYSNPEESKPKRGVPSDESSAPMDLTKPRSAATPIVAAAVVPVATPMEQVLPKSQAQQMRDVIFGAGNNECGFMKTLISVSDKVRISAEMEEQAKRETEGGGDDVLLQTYIKEQALQYAKMKQSQFSRSYLATSNTSSITTTSCSSSNTTMVSSSSGSSQPKPALIITELPSIEVHEVKTPEPETPPIMPLKAAASEEDEAETPAEQEQKPAVVSTAAIVSQPEQQPHAAHNANLPAAVQQPDANDFSGVLSGNSNNATSAATAPAARTVIVGEDGFKTTTATSTSSSAATELPAAAVSVASSSFAGRVGPPPPPPMASDARPTCSICNKQFQRQHQLTLHMNIHYMERKFKCEPCSISFRTQGHLQKHERSEAHKNKVMMTSTFGVPTTSNPRPFECTDCKIAFRIHGHLAKHLRSKTHVQKLECLQKLPFGTYAEIERAGISLTEIDTSDCDNSLISLKLLAQKLLEKDPNKLSSYTTPSGMLQLGSDAPAAGQDSASEDGFSAANSAAASAIASLDNDSAGNTPQRASSMSEDETLANGLTHSLKRRLPGSSFSSNGDESDNPLEGAEKRARSNTNELNMPSAAATATAAAAAAAASN; translated from the exons AATCCACAGTGAATTCGCGTAAAAACGCGCTTGAGACGTCGCGAGAGAAATTGAAAG ATGAGAGCGTGGCAAACACATCGCAGGCGAGCAAATTTGATGATACTATggaaaatgcaacaacaaagcattacaaaacgacaacagcaaacagtaaACAATacaagagcaacaataaaGTGAGCAGCACACGAcgtgccacagcaacagcagcagccgccacagcagcagcagcaacagcagcggcaacaacagcaacaactaagAAGCAAACATATcgcaacagtagcaacagcagcgaaatTGCAGCCAAAACAAACAGTAACAAGGTCAAcaataaaacagcaacaatcacagcagcaacagttgctccaacaacagcagcgacaacaacagcaaccagtaCAAGCACACGAGATAAACTCAACGAGTTGCCAGCTCAAGTTgctgacagcaacaacagcagcagcaaccacaacaacaataataacagcaacaataataacaacaacaacaaccaccacagTGATAATAGTATTAGTGAgaataattatgaatttaagGGTAGAGATAAAGCGAACCTAAGTGATAGCAAAATGACGCTACAACATGTGgcaagcagcgcagcagcagctgtggaCACAACCACAAATCGTGTGGTTGCCGGCAACGGTGCAACAATGGCAACCGGCGTTGCCAGCAGCGATGAGGCAACCACAGCGGCAACAATTGCCGATTGGACGAACACAACAAACTTGCGTTATCTGCACAAGAAGTTCAAACGCTTGGCCAGCACCACCGAGGCAGAGGCTGTCGATGCGGTGCGCACCACATCGTTGTCCTCGAACAGTTCCCTATCGCCACCGCCGCCAGCAGCAACCATAGCCGCCATAgcagcaactgcgactgcggcgcCAACAGTGTCAGTGCCATTGCTCAATGGGCATGAATTCagtgccagcaacaacagccatgaggagagcaacaacaacaaccacaacaataacaacagcagcagtaagcatgttgctgctgcgccaAGAACGCGCACACCtctcagcatcagcaacagcaatagcaacaacaatagcaacagcaactatgCCAGCAATGCAACATTGTCGCCAGCAACATTCGCACAGCATCAGCAATCGACACAGCCAACATtaccaacaacagcatcaacagcagcaaccacaacggCAACAATTGCCACAGCTGCCGTcgtgcagcaacagcaagctatagcaacagctgctgctgttgctgctacgaGCAATTCACCTGCCGAGAAACCAGGACGCTACGTTTGTCCCTATTGCAACATGAGCTGTGCCAAGCCGTCGGTGTTGCAGAAGCACATTCGTGCCCACACCAACGAACGTCCGTATCCCTGCGACACCTGCGGCATTGCCTTCAAGACCAAGAGCAATCTCTACAAGCATTGTCGCTCCCGCTCCCATGCGTCACGCATGCGCGGCTTCGATGTGCCTGCCAATGAGGCGGATGGTCTGTCGGATCAGGATGGCGATGGCGAACTGAGCAACAGTAGCTCTGAGCTTCTAAGTGTCGAAATT ctGAGCCGTGCAGAGTCGCCCTACGACGAGCCGATGGCGTCACCAACGCCATCGCCCTCAACACTGTCGGCGGCAAAGAGCGCATACTTGCAACAGCCGCCGTTGCCGCAGCATATGCAACAATTGCCGCTAGGCTCGCCGGCAGCTGGCACGTTGCCACCGCCAACAGCGGATACGTTGCACTCGGCGACGGCGCAGCATCGTCAGTCGATTGATTACAAGCCATACAAGCCCAAGTTTCACAATGCAGCGCTGTATGCgcctggcagcagcagcaaggaacagcaagtgcaactgcaggtgctgcagcagcagcaacagcaacatcagcagcaacaacaccagcagcagcagcaacagttactgcaacagcagcaacaaaagttattgtcccaacaacaacagcagctgcagcagcagcagcagccaacgtTGACGCATCCAACGCTGTCGCCGAGCACACAGCTAAAGCTGAACAATCACATCAATTCGCATCagatgcaactgcagctgcagcatcagcagcaacaacagcagcagcaacatctgcACACACAGCAATCATTGCTGCTGGCAGCAGCCGCCAACCCGGCGGCATTAAGTGCATTGCCGCCACCGCCAGCGATGCCCACGAGTGTTTACTTCTTGGGGCAGCCACAATATTTCAAtccagcaacggcagcaatgCATCAACAGGCGCTTGCCTTTCACCAAATGCAGTTCCAGCAGCACTTGCAgttacaacagcagcagcaacaacaacaacaacagcagcagcagcagcaacaacattctCCGCTGTTGAAGGCGCCTACGCATCAGCCGCCACCGCAGCCACAACCGCAGCCCATGCAACAGCCACAaatgccacagccacagcag CTGATGCGTTCAACCAGTCAACAGAcgcctgcagcagcagcatcgttgCCGGcacctgccacgcccacgcctgCAGCCAATCTGAGCAGTTTTGCCAGCGCCAGCGGAGGCATGCAAGTG AATGTGGAAAAAGTGCAAGAGCACATCTCGAAATTGATCTCACAGAACGAGGCTATAGTGGAGAACAAGGAGATTTTGCTGCAGAAGAAGTATCCCAAGCAGCTGAATCGTTCGCGCAGCTtcaacaatgccaacaacagcaacagcaatgccagcagtagcaacagcagcagcaacatcatcaacaacagcagcagtaacagcaacaatcaaGCGCAGTTGGGCGAGACGAAAGTGAATCTAGCACAGGCCATAGtgcaaaaacagcagcaacagcagctgcaacaacaacaacagcagcagcaacagttgctgcaacagcagcaataccAGTTGTacatgcagcaacagcagcagcaacaacagcacatgGAACCTGTGAATGGTTTACTGAAACGCAGCAGCTCCCTCACACCCTATGCGCTTAAGGCCACACCCACAGTGCCGCCCACGACCAacaagctgcagcaacagctgccgcCACCACCGTCGCCATTGCCGCTCCAAACGCTGCAATATCGTCAGGATCCAGCGACGCCGGTGCCCAAGTtggagcagcagccacagcaggcGACGCCGAATCATGTGCAGCCACTGAATCTATCCGCCAAACCCAAACCTGTGGCGCCACCGAAGCaaccaccagcaacagcagcaacggttGCAgccaccgcagcagcagcagcgccaagTGTGCCTCCAACTGCAACAAAGAGCACCGCAAACGCTATGCAACAGCCAAACAATTCGATTATCAAGAATCTGCTGCTGAATGCACGCGGTTTGGCTGTGCCAATTGGCGAGGGCGACGATGCCGTCTACTCGTGTCCCATTTGTGCCAACGAATTTCGCAGCCCCGACGAACTGAAGCTCCACAATAGCACCTACTGCCAGGATGCGAGCAGCAGTGCGCCAATGAGTCCCGCTTCATCGCCGAGCAGCAAATACTTTCGCTCCAATTCCATTTCGTTCAGTTTGCCCGAACTTAAATCGCACATGGCCAACTCAAAGAATCCGCTGTCGCTGGCGAAGCTCGCTTGGTCGCAGCTTAAGACGAAGCCCAGCAGTTTGGTGTTGAGCCGCTTAAGTGCAGCTCAGTCGCCGGCACGCACCTCCACAGTCACCgccagcagcagtagcagcagcaaccataacaacagcagcagcaaccacaacagcagcagccacaatgtGCCGCCCACAATTGATGCGAGCAACGTTGCTTTGCGCTTTGTGGACGCTCCGTTGCCATCGCCTGGTCCGCTGCTCGGCAAGACGCCACTGGTGGATTATGCTGCCCCCCGCAAGACGCAGGACACTCAGGTGGTCATCACCAAAATGCACGAGGATCGCGTGGAGAACATTATTGTGGAGACGCCCGCCAAGCGCGCCAAGCTGCAGGCGAGTAATGATGTGGCCAGTGgaagtagcagcaacaattcGGCCTTTGCGCTGCCCGCAACTGCTCAGCTGCAACTGTTTGGCGGCAACCACGAATTGCAGTCGAATAACAGCAACCTTGCCGGCAACTACAGCGCCAAGGAAGAGCGTCTGCGTCGCTTCACCTCTTCGGGCGGCACCATGATACCGATCTCCGAGTGTCCCGAGCTTAACAACAGCCCGAAGATGATACGCACACCGTTGCTCTCCGGCGGCAGCTTCCAGGAGATGTCGCCACGTCTGTCCGATGGCAAGGACCGCAAACTGTCGACACCCAGCAATGGTTTTCTACTCAACACCGGAGCTGGAGCAGCCTCGACGGCACCGCAGCACTTTCAGTTTCCGCCCATCAATTCAATCACCGCCTTCAATCCATTGACTCTTCCGCCcatgagcagcaacagcaacaatccGGTGGAATCCAACAAGGCCATTCCCTATGTGCCTGGCATTCCAGGACCCGGCAGCCTGTCGCTGTTGCCCCCTCcacagcagttgcagttgccaagCACTGGACGTGGTCGCAGCCCCAATCGTAAGCAGCCCAGTCCGAACCTGTTGCCGGATGCTCCCCTCAAGGCGTTGTCACCATTTGGAGGTGTTCAGAATCTGCCCAGCGAGTTCAGTCGCCAGCCACCGACGCCGGCGCAACGCAATGCGCTGCAGTGGAACAGCAacaaggcagcagcagcagccgcagctcCAACAGCTGCCGCAAAGCAACCTTTCAATTTTCTGCGCATGGCGGACAATGTGAAGGCAACGCCGGAGCAAGCTGCCATCGCTGTGCCGGAGGTGCGTCACTTTAACTTTGACAATGTGCACaagtcacagcaacagcagcagcaggaggcgCTGGCGCCGCTGCACGTGGACACGCCCGAGGAGTCAACCAgcgctgccaacaacaacaccccGACCAGCACTGGAGCCAAATCAAAGTTTCTGCGTCCCACTAGTCTGCCCCTGAAGCCGGGCACCTTTACGCCGAAGCGTCATCATGGCATCACACCGACAGCGAATACGCTGCCCCTGATCTCACCGGAAACACCACGTCCCTCGAAGTCGTGTGTGCAATTGTATCTCAATGGACACGCCTACACGTATCTGGGTCTCAAGTGCAGCACCAAGATGTTCTACTGCACCGTCAACTGTCCGCAGCCTTCGTATGTCGCTGGGATGCACAAGTTGTCGATGTACAGCGTGTGGCAGGTCTGTGAGGAGAATCAACCGCATCCGTTGGGCTTCAAGCCCAAACAGGTGATGGCGTTGTATGATTCACGACAGAAGCTTCTGGGTAGCAGCTCTTCCATGGCCATGGCCGGAGCTGGAAAGATGCTCTATTCGGTGGTCAGTTCACAGCAGACTGTCAGCACTTGCTCCACCACGGCAAATGGGCAGAGCAAGTTCTATCAGCATCAGCTGAAGCAGGCGGCGCCAGCGATTGCCACGTTGAGCGAGGCGAATGTCGCTGCCAAGGCGAGCGAAGAGGCGGCTGCCAAGAAACTGGAGACGGGGCAATTGCTGGTCGGTGGCTACGAGTCGCATGAGGATTACACGTACATTCGAGGACGTGGTCGCGGTCGTTACGTCTGCTCCGAGTGCGGCATTCGCTGCAAGAAGCCATCGATGCTCAAGAAGCACATTCGCACGCACACCGATGTGCGTCCCTTCACCTGCAGCCACTGCAATTTCAG CTTCAAGACGAAAGGCAATCTCACCAAGCACATGCAGTCAAAGACGCACTTCAAGAAGTGCATTGAGCTGGGCATCAATCCGGGTCCGATGCCCGCCGATGGTGAATTCctcgatgtcgatgtggaaTTCGATCAGCAATCTTCCACATCAGCGGGTGGACGCACTTCCTCAATGGCCGGCGAATCAGACTCTGATGACTACAGCGACAACGAGTCCGAAAGCAGCG ACACTGACGAGTCGAAGTCGCGGCAGAAGGAGCATGAAGCAGCGCGTGGTCTACTATCCTTATCCATGACACCGCCAATACCGCAAAGTGTTTCTCCCTATCCGGCACAGCTGCAGGACACGCCGGTGCCAGCCGCCAGTCCGGCCAACAGCATTGGTTCCTCggcgggcagcagcagcgccgcAGGAAGCTCGCAACCGAAGCGTCTGGTCTGCTCGTTTACGTCGCCAAAGCCGCCGTTTGACTACCAGAAGCAAGAACAGTATTACTCCAATCCGGAGGAGTCAAAGCCCAAGCGTGGCGTACCCAGTGACGAGAGCAGCGCACCCATGGACCTAACCAAGCCACGCTCCGCAGCCACaccaattgttgctgctgccgtggTGCCTGTTGCCACACCCATGGAACAAGTGTTGCCCAAGTCGCAGGCACAGCAGATGCGTGACGTCATCTTTGGGGCGGGCAACAATGAGTGTGGGTTCATGAAGACGCTGATCTCGGTGTCGGACAAGGTGCGCATCTCTGCCGAAATGGAGGAGCAAGCGAAGCGCGAAACCGAAGGCGGCGGCGATGATGTGCTGCTGCAGACCTACATCAAGGAGCAGGCGCTGCAGTATGCCAAGATGAAGCAGAGTCAGTTCAGTCGCAGTTATCTGGCCACGAGCAACACAAGCAGCATCACAACAActagctgcagcagcagcaacacaacaatggtgagcagcagcagcggaagCAGTCAACCAAAACCAGCGTTGATTATCACCGAGCTGCCCAGCATTGAGGTGCATGAGGTGAAGACACCCGAACCGGAGACGCCTCCAATTATGCCACTCAAGGCTGCCGCCAGCGAGGAGGACGAAGCTGAGACGCCAGCGGAGCAAGAGCAAAAGCCAGCTGTGGTCAGCACCGCAGCAATTGTCTCGCAGCCAGAACAGCAGCCACATGCGGCACACAATGCCAATCTGCCGGCTGCAGTCCAACAACCGGATGCCAACGACTTTAGCGGCGTGCTtagcggcaacagcaataatgCAACCTCAGCAGCAACTGCGCCAGCGGCACGCACTGTCATCGTTGGCGAGGATGGcttcaaaacaacaacagcgacatcAACGAGCAGCAGCGCAGCCACTGAACTGCCCGCAGCTGCTGTCTCTGTGGCTTCGAGCAGTTTTGCTGGTCGCGTTGgtccaccgccgccgccaccaaTGGCGAGCGATGCACGACCCACGTGCAGCATCTGCAACAAGCAGTTCCAGCGACAGCATCAACTGACGCTGCACATGAACATTCACTACATGGAGCGCAAGTTCAAGTGCGAGCCGTGCAGCATCTCGTTTCGCACTCAGGGCCATCTGCAGAAGCACGAACGCTCCGAGGCGCACAAGAACAAGGTGATGATGACATCGACATTCGGTGTGCCCACGACATCGAATCCCCGTCCCTTCGAGTGCACCGATTGCAAGATCGCCTTTCGCATCCACGGCCATCTGGCCAAGCATCTGCGCTCCAAGACGCATGTGCAGAAGCTGGAGTGTCTGCAGAAGTTGCCATTCGGAACCTATGCGGAGATTGAACGCGCCGGCATCAGTTTAACTGAAATCGATACCAGCGACTGCGACAATTCGCTGATATCGCTCAAGTTGCTGGCACAGAAGCTGCTCGAAAAGGATCCCAACAAGCTGAGCAGCTACACAACGCCATCGGGCATGCTGCAGCTGGGCTCCGATGCTCCGGCCGCCGGTCAAGACAGCGCCTCGGAGGATGGCTTCAGTGCAGCAAACAGCGCAGCAGCCTCGGCGATTGCATCGCTTGATAACGACAGTGCTGGGAATACGCCGCAACGTGCTAGCTCCATGAGTGAGGATGAGACGTTGGCCAATGGGCTGACGCACAGTTTGAAGCGTCGACTGCCTGGCAGCAGTTTCAGCAGCAATGGCGACGAGAGCGATAATCCGCTCGAAGGCGCCGAGAAACGGGCGCGCAGCAACACCAACGAACTCAATATGCcatcggcagcagcaacagcgacagcagcagcggcggcagcagcagccagcaactgA